Within the Miscanthus floridulus cultivar M001 chromosome 17, ASM1932011v1, whole genome shotgun sequence genome, the region ctgacttgtgggccatgtttgggactgttgcacacattttcatgacttagcctctaaacaaagtttgttcctcatataatttgctacatctttgctttaggttgctcagacatgcaaacactctaagctgtactttttaaatagtcaaacacaagagctctagggtcaacacaagtcaaacaattacttgaaagcataattagaccctaaggtcaacatgaacattgttcctaatgatattctaagtgtagctaagttgtttaagaggataattagctacaccacacattgatcacgccaaaatcaagcatcacatgcattgaaacaaggaaaaacaagttaattgctacttttgttgcaaagccatgtttcatatgtttcatgagtttgttgcatggtACTAGCTATCCATGTTTCACTatagtatgtgacatgtttcaaaagtgaattgcacatgttgcacttgagtgttgcacactattcatttcctaaaacatacacacatggaatataacaatatgttgcaatgtttcaaaagcatgtttcatacaatctaagctcatgaatggatgaatgatgctcatatttatgaaatgcaagtgcaaatgtggaagccaaacacccggggtgttacaggcaTGAGAAGAACTAGGGTACCTCTTTGCCTTTAAAAGCCACGCCGTGCCGCCATCTCCACTTCCACGATCCACAATTCTGCATCCATCCATCTTTCGATATTCGCAGAGAAATCTCTTGTCTTGGCGCGGCGGGGCCGAGTTGCGAATCGAATCTCGTGAGTCATGATGGCCGGTGGTGGGGCGGCACACGGAGAGGCAGCGTCGTTCCGCTGAAGCTTTGCTTGTGGAAGGAGAAGGATGGGGTGCTCGGTGATAGTAGCTCAATGCCCCCCCTGGTGCGGGGGAGGGCTAGATGATGAAGGGATCCACCAAGAGCACCAAGAGGAAGGCGGATGTGGCGGTTGCGCCGACCAGTGAGGATGTGTGCATCACCAAAAGGAAGGCGGACGAGCCGGCGACGACCTATTTTATGAAGGTCGAGAAGCCTGCTGACGCGATGGCCATCGACAGatgcgacgacgatgacgattgGGTTCCGACGCCGGTGGACGAGAACGGCAGACTGATCGTCGATAAGGAGCTGCGCAAGCACCCCGCCAGAGTGGACGAGAACAGCGACCTCATCATGGATAAGGAGTTGCTCGAGCACCTGGAGTGGGTTAAGACCCTCAAAATACTTGGGACTTGAGGAATGTTCCCGGTGTTACAGTTTGGTCCGATGTCGATGACGATGAGAGTgaagaggaaggggaggaggtTGTTCAGAAGCCCAACACCATCTGAGATGATGGCGATCAAATATTcactctgttcgcttgttggtttcagccagacttattcaaccaaccaacagtgtttttctctcacaacaaactagcaccagccagcccaaaccaacccagaaaccaaccagcgaacacgtcGATTGTCTATTGTCTGCATTCATGCTATACAATATCTACTCGTCCTGGAATTCTATAGTTGTTGAACACCTACCGATATCTAGATATCTATCAATCTGTATGTTGGCACCTAAGTTAATGACAGACATGACAGTCAGGCGGCGTTGAACATCTACTGATACTCTGTTAAAAAAACATCTGCCGATATCTATTACTCCCTCCACCCCTAAATATAATATAAGCATTTAAAGTGATCAAAAGAATGTCCCTAAGGATTTCTGGGAATTCAATATGCCCAACCCAAGAAGTAATTATTTGGCACTTGTCATTGCAAATTGGGAATGTGATTAATATTGTTGCAACATGTGGATTGTGATTAAACATCTAAATATAGTTTCGATTGATTTGTATTAAAAAAAAGTACTTGCATGCGACTATACTTTTAGATCACATATGTAAATGAAATGTTAGTAGACTAATTATCTATTTGTCTTAATAATGAAATTATTTTTTATTTCCAATTTGCCTCTATTCATAAGTTTGGCATCCCATAACCAGGATCTTCTTGAGCACTAGGAGACCTAGCTGGTGCGCATTTCGCTAGGGTGATAAATCTAGTTGTCTATATAGGGCCGTAATAAATGAAATTGTCATGGTCCGAGGAGACCCCCTAACAGGCCAAATGGGCCGGCGGGAGCCCGCAACCCGGCGGCAGCCAGGGCCGCAGGGCGCGCATGCCGCCAAGGAGGAGGTGCAGCAAGTGGGGGTGCCGCCCCTTCCACCTCTGAATTATCCTAGGATTTAGGTAGTTTATGATAGGAAAGTAAAAGATATTTAGGAAAAAATACAAAGATAATTGTTTAGAAAAATAGAGTTAAGGTTTTGTTAGGAAAGGAGAAAGTTTGTTTTAGGGAAGGTGAATCCAAATTTATAAGGATTCTCGTTTAGATTGCTTGGTATGCAAGTCCTCtagggactataaatataggggCAATGTAACTATTCCAATCAAGAAGGAAATAGAGCTTTGCTCTTTGAACAAATCTTCTCTCGCTCCCTTGCTCACACGTGCCCTCACCCCTAGCACCTGCCGCCACATGCCGCGCCCCCTGGCccctgccatcgctgtcgccacccCCAACCGCTGGCGCTACCTAGCATCATCGCCGCAGCCTTAGCCGGCCCTAACCGGCCACCCCTGCAAGGAGCATCACATAAATTAATATTAACTCCTGTTCGGTAACAAATAGGAGGGTACTACGAAAAATTACAAACGGTATAGGAAACGTGACGAGTTTCCATACTCATGTCACCATGTGTGTGTTTGTGTATATATATGTGCCATTCAACGCCTAAAGCAACAACTGTGTGAGGTCGATTTGATAAGGTAATTCGcaatccaacatgatttcgaggaACATGTGTGGAGCCTTGATGTTTATGTTGTTAATCTTTGCATTCACCTGTGCAATGTAAGTGTTTCATTATCAACTAAAACTTGTCCTTGATTTTTTATCCATATTCTCATATATACTTCATGAACACGCAATCAAACGGCTCACCCTCATGAGGACCTCAATGTTGGATCTGAAAGGAGTTTGGCATATATCCTCACCAACACAACACCAAATCAAAATAAAATTGATCTCACTAAAATTTTTGTGCGGTGCGTTAGTGTGACCCAAAATGTGTGCTTTTGTTGATTGACCCTAAAACCAAAACCATTGCGTTACTACAATTTGGATGATTGTCAGGTCATGTGCCCTAATTGTAATCCCACCTGTCCACCTGTCCCGTCGTCATCTGCATAATCTATACAGCTATCAGTAGGTTCTGGTCTTAAACTTTTAGTAGCAATACATCTAAAATATGAACTGAAATTTGATAATGCTAAGGGAGTCATGTGCTATTTTCATTTGATTGCACCTATTTTTAATCTTTTGTATCACCTACTTTGGATTCTTCAATTCCAGCCGGCCAgccttggccttggccttggCTGAGGCCCTCCCCTCATGCCTCGACCTGCATAGTGCAGCTATCCATGGCTGCCAGGCCATGGGAGAGAGGAAGAACAAGGGACTTTGTTCTGATTTTAACTTTTTAAATTGCATATTGGTCCTTTATCTTCCGGAATCCATATATTCTCCATTCGATCTTTGTTTTTAGTGGTTTTTGTGCAATGATATGTCATCAACTACTGCCCagaagtttgacaacacaaagtacGTCATCAAACAACAACCATTTCTCCCAAACTATGAGTGTTAAAAGGTACTAAAGTCTACTACTGaattataatttttctatgattttttagCCATAAACATAACCTTAAACAACATATAAACAACGTTTGCATGATCTAGGAAAATGACAGGGCTTAATTATATAATATTAGAACCGTAATCCtgtcaactaatcaaacaaacacgCAAAACCCTAGGAcatcaaaatagtggcaaaagtGAGATCTTAACACAACAAAGAATATGATGAAGACCTGCAATGACTGACCTCTCGTTATCCTTCTCCTTCACAATGGTCTCGGTAGTACACCTCTCTCTGTCTCGATCTATACCTGACATGGCATCGCTGTCTCGAATAGCAAGAGAAGCATGGAGTCATGGGCAAAACAAAATGTGGAGAAGATGCCTAACCGTTTTTAGGAGAAACGAGCACGACAGCCAACGACGATCAAACCTAATTTCTCCCTCTTCTCTCAGTGTTGTCCGTCTTGTTCTCTTGTGCGTCTAAGAGGCAATGGCTCAGGGGATGTGTATTAAGTTTGGCTGATCAGATTTCGGATGAttttggatgattcaatagtattctgtgagaaataataagctaaaacaagctgaaacaagttGAAACGAGCTGAGAACTGAGCAGCCGAACGGGGCTGCATTTGATTAGGTCCTTTTTAATAGGGCTTAGGCTCCTCAAAAAGGGAGAAGCCAAGAAAAGCCATATTTTAGTGGTTTGGGCTTCTAGCCTCAAAAATGGTTTTGGTTTCATCTTTTTTTCTTGGTTTTAGGTTCAAAAGCTATTTGATGTGTGTTTGTTTGGTAGGGCTTTTGAACAACAGATAAAAAATCATTTTCCCAACTCATCAACCGATAAAAAATCATTTTTCCCACTAATTAAAACTCATTCTGCACTGTTTACAACTTTGCATTTTTCAACATACAAAATGTGTTCCGGATGTTTTCAATCTCTTCAGAATGTTACAATCTATTTCCAAATCACTATTTTCGTTTCACCAACTCTGACTTCTTTATATATCGGCCCTGTTCGCTgggaggaatttggaggaatATGGAGTAATTTGTGAGAGCGTGAACAGTGAAAACCAGCCATGAACAGTGAATTCCGACTGGTTTTCTTACCAGCCGAACGGCGCCATCGTAGCAATAGAGGACCAAAATTGTTTGTGGTCATGTCAAAAGGGATGGATTTACATTCTTTGGGACGGTGGAAGTATATTTACTATCAGGTTTTTATGCATTCCTAAGCATGCCACGTCTAACCTTCGGCTGTGGCTACCAAAAAAAATATGGCAACCAAAATCAAAGCCACACTTATGGCAAAGTTTGACACGAAAATAGGTGTATGACATGTGGGCAGGGTGCTAATAAAATGTGGCGTGCATTAGGTGTGGCAGTGAACCATACAACCGCCGAAGAAATCATGGCACGATGAACCTTTGTCGTGGCAGATTTTGGTCACTAACTAAACAGGCCCTGAAACGTGATGGATGCATGCCACGTGCCTGCGCTATCCATTGCAAATTGGAGTACTTCTGTCAGATACCAGATCTTAAGGAGGGCAAAGTTAGACCGTCTTCAATAAGTAGACACAAACTCAAAATGGGCAGTGAGAGACCCAAAATCattctccaacagagtacctatacggaagacctattttaggttgtctgagagacacaacccaaatatgggtaTCCTTACTCCTGAAACCCCATTTACAGAAAAGATTCTCTTTTGAGTctcgttgttggagaagatgctaaATAAGTATTGAACCTTTTATCTGTAGTGTCATCTAAAATACAAATAAATTTAGTATTTTAAGTGATGTGGTTGGAGACAGTGTTACGGCGGGTGACCGCAATGTGCCACGCCACCCATGTCCCTATCCTATCCTATCCGCTGCAGCGGCTATCGTTTCCGAAAAACAAGCAATCAATACTGCGGCCAATTACCAGTTTACCACCACCATCATACTGTGGGCCTGCCCGTCACGAGCCACAACGGATAAGATCGCCGGCCTCTCGGCACGCCGAAAAGATCCCCGTCGCGTCACTGTTATTATAATATCATCATTATCGTCCCCCAATCCAGAGAGGCGTACCGTCCGCATCGTCCCCAAACCACAGTGAGTGCGGCAGCAGCTGCGAGCCTGCGAGTGCGCGAGTGTGAGTACGGCAGCAGGAGGACGAGAAGCCGATGGCTGTTGTGAGCGGCAGCGGCGGGAGGCTGAACCCCTGGGCGGAGCCCTTCGTGCCTTCCGGGGTGCGGTACCGTGGCCTGCagacggcggaggcggcgccggagcaggaggtggaggacttctcccccGAGTGGTGGCTCCTGGTGTCCGCCTCCCCGGCCTTCCGCGACCGCTGGCTCCGCGAGTACGGCGCGCTCGGCCTACTCGACGCCGAGGAGGACCTGGGCGACGACGCGGAGGTCGACGCCTTCCTCCCCGACGACTTCTTCTCCCCTCCGGCCCCGCGCCAAGGTAAGCCGCCGTGCCGCCTGACAGCTCTTGAGTCTGTCTTTGCTACAAGTAACTTCGGCACTGACTTGGTGTTTCGTGGCATTCGCGCGGAGCAGGAAGCGAGCGTgagggcggcgcggccggggccGGCAAGAGGGCCAGCGGAGGCCTCGAGGTGGCGGCGTGGGGCATCGACAAGTGGTGGAGGGCGCACGGGGGTCCGCCGGAGCCCTCGAGGTACGCGGAGAAGGCGCCCCGGAGGGTGGCCTCCGGCGCCAGGGTGAACCCCCGCCCCATCCAGCAGCCGCGCTGAAGGACCCGACCGATCCGTTCCCGCGCACCGTCCATCCACCGACGGCTACTCAGCTCAGTTCCAGATCTTGGCACGGGAAAAACTAGGCACCCAAAAAAAAGTTTCCTTTTTCCAATCTTGTAATTTGCTTTCGTGTGTTCCGTCTTGTGCAGTTCCTGGATCTGGGCTCTGCTTCAGCTCGAGATCGAATGGGAAGATCCTCTGCTGCGTTGTCTGTGCTCGTCCCTGTACTGTAAATATGATGATGTAATAACAATAACATGCCGTGAGACTTGTCCCGTTCGTTTCTCTTctaatctttttttttattttttaactggaacagtatttttccgaCGAACTGAGCCTTTAGCTTTCAGTTTCGGGCGCCGACAAGCGCAATCATCCATCCGGACTGCTGCACTGGTTTGCGCTGGTTGGTGccggtttattgtgagagaaaaatattattggttGGCCGGTGCGAACAGGCTACTAATCGTCTTTGTCACCCATCGTTCGGACAACGCTGGCGGCATCCATTTTCGGCGGCATCTTTGTgccctgttttttttttccagaagCCACAACGAATTTGATGCGATTTTTAGCTTCTTTCTCCATTTCCCCAGTATTAGAGCATGTCTAAGACTActtctaagggcctgtttagttccggTGGGAATCCAGAATCTAGAATTCTGGTTTTTTGGCAATTCAAGTTTCAGAATTAAAAAATCTCATACACATATTTAGTTCAACCCAAAATTTAGAATTCAGAATACAAATATTATAGATTTGCCCTCATCCCTATGCACCATGCATGCTGCTGCTTCTAACCATGGACGTTGCTGCTGCTTCTTCCATGCAAGCATGCATGCTGCTTCTTCCATGCAAGTCAACAATCAACAGCTCACAAAGCTACAATTTGCTTTCTTCCATGCCACAAATCAAACAATTTTGATAAAATTCGACCACATATTAACAGTTCACAAAGGGCATTTCATAAACACAGTTTACATTTCACATGTACTAAATTGttcataaaccagttcatagttCAAAGTTCACAGTTTTACACAAACTAGTTCACAGTTCACATGTTTTACACATGTTTTACACAGTTCACAGTTCACAAACACAGCTAACAGACCAAGTTCAAAGTGGCAACAGCGAGCGATTACAAAGAACGATTATATAGCCCAACAGCGATCGATTCACGAAACGCATTCATCACTTCTGCATCTTCCCTTGACGGTGCCGGGGTAGTTCGTGGCTGAGAGTATGACGCTTCAGGTGGGACGTAATTCTCATCACGATCACAAAGTGCAAAGTCCCTATCCACTAATCCACTAGCCCTAATGAAGTTATGTAGTGCCATGCAAGCAACAATTATTTTGGTCTGGACATGTGGAGGATAAGCAGGGATCCCTAGCAGAATCCTCCATATTATTTGGTTGAACACCACAGTCCCTTGCCATCTGCTGCACAATTTCAacttcatcttcctcttcctttcTCTTTTCTTCCCTGCATCTTTTCTTCATGATTGCCTTCATTTCAGCCTTCCTTTCCTGCAGTTCAACGTGTCTTTCCATCATCTTGTTCCTGTCTTCACCGATCCTGGTTTGCTCACTGGTAACCTTGTCCATTAGCTTGATAGCTTGACTTTTGGACTTGGACTTCTTGTTGGGACTAGAGGCACAAGTACTAGCAGTACTGGCCCTCTTGTTGCTATTACTGCTGACTGGGGTCTGAACATTTAGTGatggctcctccttctcctcaaaTTCTTCATTTGCACTAGGAACATAAGCTGTGGAACCATCAACTGCTACACCTTCAAACATTATCTGTTCTCTGTCGTGCACTTTGCCAGTAGCATTAGTGTACTGCCTAATGACCTCCCTCATTCCTGCCTTGGTCATTGTACCTTTCGTGCAGTTACCAATGTCAATCTGGTTACACCAGATCATACATAGCTTCTCTGTATTGTCCTCACTCCAATCAGCCCTACTTTTAATAGTCTAAAACATGCATAAGAAAATTTGAGCTAAGAATGATGCTGAAGAATCATAGCCTTTAGTTCAGATTATTTTATTTCAGGAAAAAATAAACAAACAGGGCTGAATTATCTTAAATTGAACTCAACCTGAAATATATGTATatgtgtgcatatgtgttagccaACCACAAAAGTCATACATATGCATGGATGAACTAATGAACTGATCGATAGTAATTGATGCTCTTCTGGTTGATCAAGGCAGGACACTATTGGGTTTATCACCCAGATGTAGTTAGGGTCCCAATAAGGACATGTTGTAAGTAATACAAGGTTTTCAGTAAATTGAATGTATTGACAGTGATCAGGATGTTTAGATGTGCAGCACTTTTATTACTCAAGACAACTAATGACTTAAATGACTGCATTTTCCAATAATGTACTTCATAACAACCTGAAGGAATACACCAGGTGATGATTCTGAAACAATGCCAGTTCTTCCAGATAAGTCCACCATACTAAGAGCATCAATTACAGCAGTGAGAGAACACTACACTCTTATAGACTGAAATATATATAACTAGACACTCTTATAGACTGAAATCACTCTCTCTGTATTCCCCTACTTTTCTCTATTGCTACAAGCCATACATGGATTATAGACTGAAATATATATAACTAGACACAATATTAGCTACAATGAAAGATTAGCTACAATGAAAGACTGTCAGTTCATGAGAGACTACATACAACATTAGCTAATGAAAGATTAGCTACAGGCATTGTGCACAATCACTAACAGATAACAACTAACTCTGATTGTTGGCGACACTAGTACTGTGAAATTGTGAACCATAGAAGAGCATATATCAAATCAGAAACTACACATATATCTTGCCTAATGATgacctagctagctaggagcaGACACTACACATATATCAACATTGCAAGAATATAATGGTACAACTAAGAAAAATACCCTTGGAGCGTTGGGCAGGATCTCGACGTCGTCACCGTCGTTGGAGGCATTGGACGCGAAGTTGTCCTCCGCGACGGCTGGCACCCGAGGACGTCTACCGCGGGCCGTGGAGCCTTCTGCCACGTCGGAGGTAGACTTCTGCCGCGGGCCGTGGAGGCTTCTTTGTGACGCGCCGCGACCAACAGCCGGCACACCACTACCACGGCCACCATCGGAGAACGTCGAGGTAGCGCACCCGGACCCAGCTCCAACTCCAGTGCTGCGAGGAGCACGGAAGCCAACACCTCCAGCTCCAACACTTTGGCTTGCGTTGTGGGCTCCAACGGGAGGGGAGGCATTGGGGCCGTTGACATCTCCACCTTGAAGACCGAAGCGAAGGAGGCCCTGGTACCCTCCCATGGGCGGCCATTGGCTGCCCTGCGAGTTGAGGTCGAGGGCCGCCATGCTCGTACGGGGAGAAGCGAAGTGGCTGGATCCAGGGCCGATGAAGGACGCCTAACTATAGCCTTGATAGCTACCGGCGGTGGGGAGCGGCTGCGATAGGAAGTCCCTGGTGGCGTCGATGCTGCCGTAGTTGTGGCCATCACCGGGGCCGTCGTCGTCACCGTGGAAGAAGACGTCGCCGTTGTACCCGTCCATGCGGCAAGGTCGGAACCGGAACCGAGGAGGAGAGGGTAGATCAGGGGAGGAGAGGTGGCGGTGGAAGAGCGGCGGCGGCTCCTGTGCTGCGGGTAGaaagaggtggcggtggtggctccTGTGCTGCTGCAGCGATGGTAGGGTAGGGTTCGGGCTCCGAACGAGTGGGGGCGAGCAGCGGCGGCCGAGTGTGGGGGTAGGGTTCGGGCTCCGGCAATGGCCGAGCGTGGGCGAGCGGCGGCGGTAGCTCCCGTGCCCGTGCCCAGCGACGGCTCCCGTGCCGAGTCGGGGAGAAAGGTTCGAGCGAGGGGCAGTGGGCGAGGGGGCAGTGGGCGAGATGGGCCAATTTGGGCTTATTTTGACCTCTAGACTCTAGAATCCAGAATTCAGAATGGGTATCTTTTCCAAAAAAATCCAGGGTGGTGTTTAGATCCATTTCCCAGAATGCTGGGCCAAAATCCAGAATATTTTGGGTTTGAggaggaactaaacagggcctaaatcaTCCTTTACAGAGTCATTTCCATAAAAACTAGAAAATACGGCGCGACAAAGCCACACCCTTCCTAGATGTGCCAAATGTATTTTTGGTTTTGCTCCACAACATTTGCACCCTGATAATTGGACTATGTTGAATAACTGAATGAGAATGTCAAAGAATTAATCATTGATCCAATTATTTTATACAATGGTATAGAATAGAAGTTAGTGAGAACAATTGATTTTTTTGGATCAatcaaaagaataaaagaaagaaaaaatgcaTTGTAGGATTGCATAATTTTTCTCATAGCTCACCAGCTTTTTACTTAATAGAAACTCTATTTGTTTTGATAAGCATCAATCAATTTAATTAGTAAGAATATGAATAGGACCCATATGTGATTACATTTGATTCAAAGATAAATATATTTTTCATGCTTATTTAATCCAAATAAGGTGCACCAAAAATGCATTACATGATTATATGACAGCTTTGGGAAGTATAATTGTTTATAGGTCTAGGAGCGAACAACTTTGTcgagccccgttcgcttggctgaatttggctgaaaacactgttccggttgaattattgtgagagaaaaacactgtttcagctgaaaaaaccCCGAACAAGCCAACTTTTAAGGTCAGCCAAACGGGGCCTTTGCTGATCCAAATTGAGCTACAATCTGTACCAAGTTAGCAACCTTCTGTTTCTTTAATAATTGGATATACCAGATATTTTCAGTTGTCAAGAATAAGGATAAACCCTGCTATCATTAGCGCATAAGATATAAGATATCAAAAATGAGGTATGCAAATGTTATGAATTGACGGTTTTCATTAGTGATGATGCCAGGAATACTACTATTTTAAGATTATCCTATTACAGAAGTAGTTATAAATTAGAGCAAAGGAACTATGATGAAAGTAGAATTGTATATGTGTGGCAATAGGGTGTAAACTTAGTATTGGTGTTAGTCCCAGGCCGCTACTTAAACTATGCAAAAAGAATTTTAGGACCATTTCGCATGTCCCTTATCCTATAATAGATTGACACAACCTGATAAACAGTCTGTTTCTAAAACCTAGAATAGCTTCCGTTGATATATTTGTTTTAACACATGGATAATGTCTATGCTATACTGATTTGCCTCCATGTACTCGCCCTCTCCGCCTTGGTGACACTTACATGGGCAGTACAAAACTTGGAGTAATGATGTTCATGTGCATTTATATAGTGCTCCACTATTCCTGTTATAATATGTACTTGGGCTACCAATAAAAAATGTTGCATGCATCTAGATTGTTTAGGATAATCGATTATGAATCATATTTGAAGCTGACACTATTTTGTTGGTGGAAGAAATGAGAAGATAAGGTCGGCTCTCTTCTCAGCTATAACTGGGTGGGCAACGAGTTTTACAGCGTGTTCACTTGTtcgtttcagccatggcttatcagccatggtataatatttttctctcacaacaaactagcaccagccgagcttatcagcccagaaaccaaccagcgacaGGCTGTTAGATTTGCATTGCTCTCTCTACTGATGTTGAGCTTGGGCTTCAGAGACAACAGTAGTCCTTGAGCTGCTGTTTATGGCTTGCTGTAAAAAGGGGATACAAGTAAAATTACATTATAGATACATTAAATATTATTTACTTTTGAGATATGTCATTCTTGAATATTAACGGAAGATTTGTTCTTTTCTTTTACCTTGCCAAGTATGCAGGATGTGTTGGGGAGATGGAGTAGTTGCTTAAGTATATCAGAAGACAACAATCATGCTGGTGTATATGTGAAGGTTCTTCAACTGTACACATACGTAGAGAAACAATTATGAAAATGTATTTGTGTTAAAAATAATTTAAATCATTATTAACTCAGCAATTTATATGAAGTCATTCGCGTTAAAAATGACCTTTTAAGTAATTCAGAAGCAGTGTCTTagatgaaatgtaatattataATAGTGATAGAATTGTTGCCATTACCTGCCTCGATTGTAGTTATTCTCTTTGTGATAACTCTCAACAGTCTGCAACGAATATATCAACAAAGATTGAGAAAAATAGAAATGTTATGGATATGATGATCCATACAAATATGTCGAGACATGTGACTCAACAATCATACTGCATGGCGCTTGGAAACAAGGATGGCACAGGCTGACACGCATGATTGCATGCCTGCTGCTAGACAGTTCCCTTTCACACTCTTGAACCATCTACACTTCTCAGTTCTCACGGACAATCCGTCGAGCACTCGGTGTGCAACGTTGTTCAGCAGTGCGAGTGTGCAACATCCCACGTTTATCTCGGTCCGGTGGCCGTCTATAATACTGCAGGCGAGATGGATGCAATGGGGAGCCGTGTGATGTGATCGACGGAGTCGTTGACTCACGTACCAGGCTTGTGCGACATGGTTGTTGCTTGCTTGGTGCAGCCGTGCAGGTGAAGGCTGTCACTAGGGAGGTAGACGGGCGTCAGTGACGGAGGTAGTCGGTCCCCGCATGAGCTCCTGGAGTCctggccatggccaccgccgtcaGCGCAGCCTCGTCGCCGATTCGTGCGATTCCTTGGCCGCTGCAGCCGTGCAGGTGGCCGCTTGTGCCTAGGCCATCGCACATCGGCCCGCTCGTGCCGGGGCTGCTGCACCGGGGGACGCCCGCGCTGGTGTGTCGTCCTGTCGCTGGGGCCACCTGTGCCGGGTCTGGTGCGCAGGGGCGTAGGGCCGCCACGTGCCACTGCCGAGGAGGCGCCATAGGGGAGTAAGTGGTCGCGGAGGGGACAGGAGCTGCCGGCGCATGAGCAGGCCAGCGCTAGGCGGAAGGCGGCG harbors:
- the LOC136517596 gene encoding protein EARLY RESPONSIVE TO DEHYDRATION 15-like, with product MAVVSGSGGRLNPWAEPFVPSGVRYRGLQTAEAAPEQEVEDFSPEWWLLVSASPAFRDRWLREYGALGLLDAEEDLGDDAEVDAFLPDDFFSPPAPRQGSEREGGAAGAGKRASGGLEVAAWGIDKWWRAHGGPPEPSRYAEKAPRRVASGARVNPRPIQQPR